A single region of the Armatimonadota bacterium genome encodes:
- a CDS encoding FKBP-type peptidyl-prolyl cis-trans isomerase — MCLISLASAQPGKNEGTLLATLPSGLKIQDFRIGTGDAVKATDEVTIHYTATLASGKEFDNTKSSGLPFTFNVGRNKVIKGLDEGMIGMKAGGKRKLVMPPNLAFGSTAYSAVPANSTVTYIVELISVRPEQKVSGKEESSATGLKWVDLTIGDGDYPVTGKTVVVHYTGTLENGTKFDSSHDRNKPFEFVLGAGNVIKGWDEGLATMRVGGKRKLIIPPSLGYGDRDLGTIPPNSTLIFEVELIRIK, encoded by the coding sequence ATGTGCCTAATCAGCTTAGCGTCGGCTCAGCCGGGCAAGAATGAAGGCACCCTATTGGCCACCCTCCCGTCCGGCCTTAAAATTCAAGACTTCCGTATCGGCACGGGCGATGCCGTCAAGGCGACCGACGAGGTTACGATCCATTACACGGCTACGCTCGCCAGCGGCAAGGAGTTTGACAACACCAAGTCGTCCGGTCTGCCGTTTACTTTCAACGTTGGGCGCAACAAGGTCATCAAAGGCCTAGACGAGGGCATGATCGGCATGAAAGCGGGCGGCAAGCGCAAACTCGTGATGCCTCCTAATCTCGCCTTTGGCTCGACCGCATACTCTGCGGTTCCGGCCAACTCCACCGTTACCTACATCGTTGAGCTCATCAGCGTCCGTCCAGAACAGAAAGTATCCGGCAAAGAGGAATCTTCTGCAACTGGCCTCAAATGGGTCGACCTGACTATCGGGGATGGCGACTATCCGGTTACTGGCAAGACGGTCGTCGTTCACTATACGGGAACTCTTGAGAACGGAACCAAGTTCGACAGTTCGCACGATCGGAACAAGCCGTTCGAGTTCGTGCTCGGAGCCGGAAACGTCATCAAGGGCTGGGACGAGGGCCTCGCCACGATGCGCGTAGGCGGCAAAAGAAAACTCATTATCCCGCCCTCGCTGGGCTATGGCGATCGCGATTTGGGTACTATACCGCCTAACTCGACGCTCATCTTCGAGGTCGAACTGATCCGAATCAAGTAG
- a CDS encoding FKBP-type peptidyl-prolyl cis-trans isomerase, translating to MRHLAIIALAAAIVGLLACSGEPEATTETTNNKPVPEGMEPPKKADQTEESDYEAKKDAEKAETKEEGKTVKTSSGLEYEDLKVGTGAEAAKGQVAQVHYKGTLTNGQQFDSSWDRGQAFSFTIGAGEVIKGWDEGVAGMKVGGKRKLIVPPELGYGSRDMGAIPPNSVLIFEVDLLALR from the coding sequence ATGCGACACCTCGCGATCATAGCCTTGGCCGCAGCGATCGTCGGGCTTCTGGCCTGCTCCGGAGAGCCGGAAGCAACGACCGAAACCACGAACAACAAACCGGTGCCAGAAGGCATGGAGCCGCCGAAAAAAGCCGACCAGACCGAGGAATCGGACTACGAAGCCAAGAAAGACGCCGAAAAAGCCGAGACCAAGGAGGAAGGCAAAACCGTGAAGACGAGTTCGGGATTGGAATACGAAGACCTCAAAGTAGGAACCGGAGCGGAGGCTGCGAAAGGCCAGGTTGCCCAAGTCCACTACAAGGGAACGCTTACGAACGGCCAGCAGTTCGACAGCTCTTGGGATCGAGGCCAAGCCTTCTCGTTTACTATCGGCGCGGGCGAAGTGATCAAGGGTTGGGACGAGGGCGTAGCAGGCATGAAAGTGGGCGGTAAGCGCAAGCTGATCGTCCCTCCAGAACTTGGTTACGGCAGCCGCGACATGGGCGCAATCCCGCCCAATTCCGTGCTGATCTTCGAAGTCGACCTGCTTGCGCTCCGCTGA
- a CDS encoding tetratricopeptide repeat protein, producing the protein MNLLMSDSNGIIKHVVQIINEGQFDEAERMLKELLGNEPNNAEAHHQLGRVYSFIGLFDESLEELKVAVEILPNDPPIRVDLAMQYCMLGFNDEAKQEFEEVLRQDPNNEMAQRQIIYFR; encoded by the coding sequence ATGAACTTACTCATGTCGGATTCGAACGGCATTATCAAACACGTGGTTCAGATCATCAACGAAGGCCAGTTCGATGAGGCCGAACGGATGCTGAAAGAACTGCTGGGCAACGAACCGAACAATGCCGAGGCGCATCACCAGTTAGGACGAGTCTATTCCTTTATCGGTCTGTTCGACGAATCGTTGGAAGAACTGAAAGTCGCCGTAGAGATACTGCCTAACGATCCGCCCATCCGAGTCGACTTGGCCATGCAATACTGCATGTTAGGCTTCAACGACGAGGCCAAACAAGAGTTTGAAGAGGTGTTGCGCCAAGACCCCAACAACGAGATGGCGCAGCGCCAGATAATCTACTTCCGCTAA
- a CDS encoding YfhO family protein codes for MRRRLALFLAFSALLAFALVWRSTLGGHVFAPLPLLKTMSPWAEMGLPVDDAYWDVLNWDSLAQFYHWRDISNEQIRSLQAPLWNPYALCGAPLLANGQSAPFYPPNLMSAPLSAARATGWLAWFALFWACLGGCLLFARQGLSTTASMVGGAVWCLSAFFVAWLQLPSVTAVLSCIPWALVACHRLVDDPRTGAAWLALAAAMILLAGHLQFAFYGLALTVAYALFLSIQRRAWVSLGVLPIALMLGAAISALQLLPMLELIGFSHRGATIPTAEGYQAYSRLAMPLYHLISYVSPEPFGHPRDGDYWGAYHYAELALFIGLPTLFLASAALVSRRTPAVWFWLAAWVVAIMIAMGTGLTQALYFYLPGWSGSGSPARVLCIAALALAGLAAHGAQALRDRPTRWPHATGLFLSIVAAFALIGFGLLPQGTSFDLSKIIHIPSLAALIVLIAASILKQPKIVLAATVIALFIPAYRYNLTGPIEAAFPKPYNVPTLQPGERIIGINNSWSLREAPRGQLPPNTAAAWRTPDATGYDSTLLRWYKRMADWMNEQDSAPVENGNMIFAKVMRERWSWLRVKREFNMGIWYELSANGYGLFVGPAEFADEEETWRRLDDAWGRKTILLTGDGAQEALNRYGAGDPQPGEARITEYGPNEIAIAASNPSSLGSWLFISDTYYPGWRATVNGKNMPVIRANGAFRAIPVPPGDSTVRMRYSPASFQWGLILATLGIAIVGVLLTRKRAARVKAEAALGTS; via the coding sequence ATGCGGCGGCGCCTCGCGCTCTTCCTCGCTTTCTCAGCCCTTCTCGCCTTTGCGCTCGTCTGGCGCTCGACGCTTGGGGGACATGTCTTTGCGCCATTGCCGCTGCTGAAAACAATGTCGCCATGGGCAGAAATGGGATTACCGGTTGACGATGCTTATTGGGACGTGCTCAACTGGGACAGCCTCGCACAGTTCTACCATTGGCGCGACATTAGCAACGAGCAGATTAGATCGCTTCAGGCGCCTCTCTGGAACCCTTACGCCTTGTGCGGAGCGCCCCTTCTAGCAAACGGCCAATCCGCGCCGTTTTACCCGCCCAATCTGATGTCCGCCCCGCTATCAGCCGCCCGTGCGACCGGATGGCTGGCCTGGTTCGCCCTCTTCTGGGCCTGCTTGGGCGGCTGTTTGCTCTTTGCCCGACAAGGCTTATCGACTACCGCCAGTATGGTCGGCGGGGCAGTCTGGTGTCTGAGCGCGTTCTTCGTCGCATGGTTGCAACTGCCGTCGGTTACCGCCGTTCTCTCTTGCATCCCTTGGGCGCTGGTCGCCTGCCACCGTCTGGTCGACGACCCTCGCACAGGAGCGGCATGGCTGGCGCTGGCTGCTGCAATGATCCTGCTGGCGGGGCATCTTCAGTTCGCCTTTTACGGCCTGGCCTTGACCGTGGCCTATGCGCTGTTCTTGTCGATTCAACGTCGAGCATGGGTCAGCCTTGGCGTTTTGCCGATCGCGTTGATGTTAGGAGCAGCGATCTCTGCGTTACAGTTGCTTCCAATGCTCGAACTGATTGGCTTTTCTCACCGTGGAGCGACCATCCCGACCGCCGAAGGCTATCAAGCCTATTCGCGTCTGGCAATGCCTCTTTATCATCTGATTTCCTACGTCTCGCCCGAACCGTTTGGCCATCCCCGGGACGGCGATTATTGGGGCGCGTATCACTATGCCGAACTGGCGCTCTTTATTGGTCTTCCGACGCTTTTCTTGGCGTCGGCCGCGCTGGTCTCTCGCCGAACGCCAGCTGTCTGGTTCTGGCTGGCTGCCTGGGTTGTAGCGATCATGATCGCTATGGGTACCGGTCTTACCCAAGCGCTCTACTTCTATCTGCCTGGATGGAGCGGTTCGGGCAGCCCCGCCCGCGTGCTGTGCATTGCTGCGCTGGCTCTGGCTGGGCTGGCAGCGCATGGCGCTCAAGCCTTGCGAGATCGCCCAACGCGGTGGCCGCATGCAACCGGACTCTTTCTATCGATCGTCGCCGCTTTCGCGCTAATCGGTTTTGGCCTGCTGCCTCAAGGGACGTCGTTTGATCTCTCCAAGATCATTCACATCCCTTCGCTTGCTGCCCTGATCGTGCTTATCGCCGCATCGATCTTGAAGCAGCCCAAGATCGTCCTTGCAGCGACCGTTATCGCCCTTTTTATTCCCGCCTATCGCTACAACTTGACCGGTCCGATCGAGGCTGCATTCCCCAAGCCCTACAATGTGCCAACTCTTCAGCCAGGCGAGCGAATCATCGGGATCAACAATTCTTGGAGTTTGAGAGAAGCTCCCCGGGGCCAATTGCCCCCCAATACCGCTGCTGCGTGGCGAACGCCCGATGCGACCGGTTACGATTCGACGCTCCTGCGATGGTACAAACGCATGGCCGACTGGATGAACGAGCAGGACAGCGCGCCGGTAGAAAACGGCAATATGATATTTGCCAAGGTTATGAGAGAGAGATGGTCATGGCTGCGGGTGAAGCGGGAGTTTAACATGGGTATATGGTATGAATTGTCCGCTAACGGCTATGGCCTCTTCGTTGGCCCGGCAGAATTTGCCGATGAGGAAGAGACGTGGCGCAGACTCGACGATGCATGGGGCCGGAAGACGATCCTCTTAACTGGAGACGGCGCGCAAGAAGCCCTGAATCGCTACGGCGCGGGCGATCCTCAGCCTGGCGAAGCCCGGATTACAGAGTATGGGCCAAACGAGATCGCCATCGCCGCTTCGAATCCCTCAAGTCTTGGATCGTGGCTTTTCATCAGCGATACTTACTATCCGGGTTGGCGGGCAACGGTTAACGGCAAGAATATGCCCGTCATCCGTGCCAACGGCGCTTTTCGCGCCATACCCGTTCCGCCCGGCGACTCGACCGTCCGGATGCGTTACTCGCCGGCTTCTTTTCAGTGGGGCTTGATCCTCGCAACCCTTGGAATTGCGATAGTCGGCGTGCTGTTGACGAGAAAAAGGGCGGCCCGCGTCAAAGCAGAAGCCGCCCTTGGTACGAGTTAG
- a CDS encoding redoxin domain-containing protein, translating to MSKNGWIIAAVALTVAVAFGAKYALSSSPIEKGSKAPDFALEDQNGKTHKLSDYAGKPVALVFYPKDFTGGCTKQACSIRDSYDAIKKTGAVVFGISTDSVETHAKFAKEHNLPYTLLADTNGEVAKAYGVKSPSGLASRVTFLVGKDGTVENVMTGIETEKHGADLAGWVAEKPSAEFTGKIGEVAPSFNLPVAFKPEAFSKWGAQAGTSLAKNHKAMVVFFIATKCPVSLAYDERMNEVAKKFMDKGILFVGINPNVTEPTAEVTQHATDKKYVFPVLRDEGHAVADQYKAAVTPEAFVLDPNLKLVYHGRIDDSQNPSGITSKDLENALNDIVAGRTVAKAETKAFGCTIKRARR from the coding sequence ATGAGTAAGAATGGCTGGATTATTGCCGCAGTCGCCCTGACCGTGGCCGTTGCTTTCGGCGCGAAGTACGCGCTCTCATCGTCTCCCATTGAGAAAGGCTCCAAAGCCCCCGACTTTGCGCTTGAAGATCAGAACGGCAAGACCCACAAGCTCAGCGACTATGCAGGCAAGCCGGTCGCCCTGGTCTTCTATCCCAAAGATTTTACCGGCGGATGCACTAAACAGGCCTGCTCGATCCGCGATAGCTACGATGCGATCAAGAAGACGGGCGCCGTAGTCTTCGGCATCAGCACCGATTCGGTCGAGACGCACGCCAAATTTGCCAAAGAGCACAACTTGCCTTACACGCTGCTGGCCGACACGAACGGCGAAGTGGCCAAGGCGTATGGCGTGAAGTCGCCCAGCGGGCTTGCTAGCCGAGTTACGTTCTTGGTCGGCAAAGATGGAACCGTCGAAAACGTGATGACCGGCATTGAGACCGAAAAGCATGGCGCCGACTTGGCCGGTTGGGTCGCCGAGAAGCCGTCTGCCGAGTTTACGGGCAAGATCGGCGAGGTTGCGCCTTCGTTCAATCTGCCGGTCGCGTTCAAGCCGGAGGCCTTCAGCAAGTGGGGCGCTCAGGCTGGCACATCGCTGGCCAAGAATCACAAAGCGATGGTCGTGTTCTTCATCGCAACCAAGTGCCCTGTTTCGTTGGCATACGACGAGCGGATGAACGAGGTCGCCAAGAAGTTCATGGACAAGGGCATCTTGTTCGTAGGCATCAATCCTAACGTAACCGAGCCGACAGCCGAGGTTACGCAACATGCGACGGACAAGAAGTACGTCTTCCCCGTCCTGCGCGACGAAGGTCATGCGGTCGCAGACCAGTACAAGGCGGCGGTTACTCCCGAGGCGTTTGTGCTCGACCCGAACCTGAAGCTCGTCTATCATGGTCGGATCGACGACAGCCAGAATCCGAGCGGCATTACTTCGAAGGATCTGGAGAACGCTCTCAACGACATCGTAGCCGGTCGCACGGTCGCCAAGGCCGAGACCAAGGCGTTTGGTTGCACCATCAAGCGCGCTCGACGCTAA
- the thiC gene encoding phosphomethylpyrimidine synthase ThiC, translating into MFRSEWVKGRKGCVTQMHYARQGIVTEEMLYCAEREKVDAEQIRQEVANGTSIIPANVRHLSLEPTVIGKSHRVKINANIGNSAVTSEIDQELEKLHTAVHFGADTVMDLSTGGDLDQIRSAIIDKSPVPVGTVPIYQLVMRVRSVTELTEDDFLGIIEHQAQQGVDYMTIHAGVLLRYVPLTNERVTGIVSRGGSLMAEWSIDKHKENPYYTHWDTILDICRRYDVTISLGDGLRPGSIADANDEAQLAELRTLGELTKRAWEKDVQVMVEGPGHIPLHLLEENVRLQQEWCHGAPFYTLGPLVTDIAPGYDHITSAIGAAIVAWHGTALLCYVTPKEHLGLPNREDVKQGMIAYRIAAHAADVAKGLPGARDWDDALSTARFEFDWNRQFELALDPETARAMHDETMPKEAHKHAHFCSMCGPKFCSMEVSHRIRQMAREKAGTA; encoded by the coding sequence ATGTTCCGATCAGAGTGGGTCAAAGGGCGGAAGGGATGCGTTACGCAGATGCACTATGCTCGCCAAGGCATCGTCACTGAGGAGATGCTTTATTGCGCAGAGCGCGAGAAAGTCGATGCCGAGCAAATTCGTCAAGAAGTGGCAAACGGCACGTCGATCATCCCCGCCAATGTGCGCCACCTCTCGTTGGAACCGACCGTAATCGGCAAGAGCCATCGCGTCAAGATCAATGCGAACATCGGCAACTCGGCCGTTACCAGCGAGATCGATCAAGAGTTAGAAAAGCTTCACACCGCCGTGCACTTTGGCGCCGATACCGTGATGGACCTCTCGACCGGGGGCGATCTGGATCAGATTAGAAGCGCGATCATCGATAAGTCGCCCGTACCGGTGGGCACGGTGCCCATTTATCAGCTGGTTATGCGGGTTCGATCGGTAACCGAGTTGACCGAGGACGACTTCTTGGGAATCATCGAGCATCAGGCTCAACAGGGCGTCGATTACATGACCATCCATGCGGGCGTGCTGCTGCGCTATGTGCCGTTGACCAACGAGCGGGTTACCGGCATTGTCAGCCGCGGCGGGTCGCTGATGGCCGAATGGTCGATCGATAAGCACAAGGAAAACCCGTATTACACCCATTGGGACACGATACTGGACATCTGCCGACGGTACGACGTTACCATCAGCCTGGGAGACGGCTTGCGCCCGGGTTCGATCGCCGATGCGAACGACGAGGCTCAGTTGGCCGAACTGCGAACGCTGGGCGAGCTGACCAAACGCGCATGGGAGAAGGACGTGCAAGTGATGGTGGAAGGCCCAGGGCACATACCTTTGCACTTGCTAGAGGAGAACGTGCGGCTTCAGCAAGAGTGGTGCCATGGCGCGCCGTTCTATACGCTTGGGCCCTTGGTTACGGACATCGCGCCCGGATACGACCATATCACGTCGGCGATCGGGGCCGCTATCGTCGCATGGCACGGCACGGCGCTGCTGTGCTATGTAACGCCCAAAGAGCACCTGGGCCTGCCCAATCGGGAGGATGTTAAGCAGGGCATGATCGCCTATCGCATTGCGGCGCACGCGGCGGACGTGGCGAAGGGATTGCCCGGCGCGCGCGATTGGGACGACGCTCTCAGCACGGCGCGATTCGAATTCGATTGGAATCGGCAGTTCGAATTGGCGCTCGACCCGGAGACCGCAAGAGCGATGCACGACGAGACGATGCCGAAAGAAGCGCACAAGCATGCGCACTTTTGCTCGATGTGCGGGCCCAAGTTCTGTTCGATGGAGGTTTCGCATCGAATCCGTCAGATGGCGCGAGAGAAAGCGGGAACCGCATAG
- the topA gene encoding type I DNA topoisomerase, with product MRKTKAKGKRTYKQEAIPPGGSLVIVESPAKTKTLKNFLGPEFRLAASMGHVRDLPARKLGIDIEKEFSPTYEVSPERKDIVQKLKAAAASADRVYMATDPDREGEAIAWHLAHALNVKDPIRIQFNEITETAVRQALQQPREINLSLVDAQQARRVMDRLVGYQLSPLLWKKSGSKNLSAGRVQSVALRLIVEREREIRAFVPEEYWNIFATLTPLTEDFPFKAELKQKGDEKIDLKTQAQTDAVLKQLEGAEYIVSSVTKKTQKRRPQPPFITSTLQQEAARKLGFSANLTMRIAQQLYEGIELGSEGAVGLITYMRTDSVRVADEAQRAAAAYIEREYGKDHLPPSKRVYKTRGGAQDAHEAVRPTDVFRTPDSVARFLSPEQKKLYEIIWKRFVASQMADAEIEVTRVDIKAGDFLFRASGSRPVFLGFMSVYVEGKDTAETTDDEQPPLPALSPDQLLKLLALEPKQSFTQPPPRYTEATLVKAMEQHGIGRPSTYASIISTIVDRKYVELKSKAFHPTPVGELVNDYLVKRFDDVVNVAFTARMEEELDQIEDGKMKWTRVVGDFYEPFKRRLNEAEGDSERLKPADEPSDLKCPECGRPMVIKSVLRMGEIERFYGCSGYPECKKTMPMEEEQAEQENAPDCPECSKKMKLRKGRYGPFWSCQDYPACKGIRKVTTGIPCPQCKTGQIRQMKSKKGKTFFSCDRYPECKFASWNKPTGEQCPNCGGYLIEMAGGRGVQCSDKGCGYKRQESAGLAEAG from the coding sequence ATGAGAAAAACAAAAGCCAAAGGAAAACGAACCTACAAACAAGAAGCCATCCCGCCCGGCGGATCGCTCGTCATTGTCGAATCGCCCGCCAAGACCAAGACCCTCAAGAACTTCTTGGGACCCGAGTTCAGGCTCGCAGCCTCCATGGGGCATGTGCGCGACCTGCCGGCTCGAAAGTTAGGCATCGACATCGAAAAGGAGTTCTCGCCTACTTACGAAGTCTCTCCGGAGCGCAAAGATATCGTCCAGAAACTGAAGGCCGCTGCGGCCTCGGCCGACCGGGTCTACATGGCCACCGACCCGGATCGAGAAGGAGAAGCCATCGCTTGGCACTTGGCTCATGCGCTCAACGTTAAAGACCCGATCCGCATTCAGTTCAACGAGATCACAGAGACCGCCGTTCGTCAGGCGCTGCAACAGCCCCGCGAGATTAACCTGTCATTGGTCGACGCGCAGCAAGCCCGTCGCGTGATGGATCGATTGGTCGGCTATCAGCTTAGCCCGTTGCTTTGGAAGAAGAGCGGATCCAAAAATCTGAGCGCCGGTCGTGTGCAATCGGTCGCTTTGCGGCTCATCGTGGAGCGCGAGCGCGAGATTCGCGCCTTCGTGCCCGAAGAGTATTGGAACATTTTCGCCACGCTGACCCCGCTCACTGAGGATTTTCCTTTCAAAGCAGAGCTCAAACAAAAGGGCGACGAGAAGATCGATCTGAAGACCCAAGCCCAGACCGACGCCGTGCTGAAGCAGTTAGAGGGCGCGGAGTACATCGTCTCGTCGGTTACCAAAAAGACTCAGAAACGCCGCCCTCAACCGCCGTTCATCACCAGCACGCTGCAGCAAGAGGCAGCGCGCAAGTTAGGCTTTTCGGCCAACCTCACCATGCGAATTGCCCAGCAACTGTACGAAGGCATCGAACTCGGCTCCGAGGGCGCCGTCGGCCTGATCACCTATATGCGAACCGATTCTGTGCGCGTTGCCGACGAGGCGCAAAGAGCGGCCGCGGCCTACATCGAGCGAGAGTACGGAAAGGACCACTTGCCGCCCAGCAAGCGCGTTTACAAAACTCGCGGCGGCGCTCAGGACGCTCACGAAGCTGTTCGACCGACCGACGTGTTCCGAACGCCCGATTCGGTCGCTCGATTTCTCTCTCCCGAACAGAAGAAGCTTTACGAGATCATTTGGAAACGTTTTGTTGCCAGTCAGATGGCAGATGCCGAGATCGAGGTTACGCGAGTCGACATCAAGGCTGGGGATTTCCTGTTTCGAGCGTCGGGCAGCCGACCCGTGTTCTTAGGCTTTATGTCGGTCTATGTCGAAGGAAAGGACACGGCCGAAACGACCGACGACGAGCAGCCCCCGTTGCCCGCGCTCTCGCCCGATCAACTGCTGAAGCTGTTGGCGCTGGAGCCAAAGCAGTCTTTTACGCAACCGCCGCCCCGATACACCGAAGCGACGTTGGTCAAAGCGATGGAGCAGCACGGCATCGGTCGACCGAGCACTTACGCCTCGATCATCTCAACCATTGTCGATCGCAAGTACGTCGAGTTAAAGAGCAAGGCGTTCCATCCGACGCCCGTGGGCGAGCTGGTCAACGACTATCTGGTCAAGCGGTTCGACGACGTGGTGAATGTAGCGTTTACCGCCCGAATGGAAGAGGAACTCGACCAGATCGAGGATGGCAAGATGAAGTGGACTCGCGTGGTGGGCGACTTTTATGAGCCGTTCAAAAGGCGTCTCAACGAGGCGGAGGGCGATTCTGAGCGACTAAAGCCGGCAGACGAGCCATCTGACCTCAAATGTCCCGAATGTGGTCGGCCCATGGTGATCAAGAGCGTGCTAAGAATGGGCGAGATCGAACGGTTCTACGGCTGTTCGGGCTACCCGGAGTGCAAGAAAACCATGCCAATGGAAGAAGAACAGGCGGAGCAAGAAAACGCGCCCGACTGTCCGGAGTGCAGCAAGAAGATGAAACTCCGAAAGGGACGGTACGGTCCGTTTTGGTCCTGCCAGGACTACCCGGCGTGCAAAGGCATCCGCAAAGTTACGACCGGCATCCCATGCCCTCAGTGCAAGACCGGCCAGATACGCCAGATGAAAAGCAAGAAGGGCAAGACGTTCTTCAGTTGCGATCGGTATCCCGAATGCAAGTTTGCCAGTTGGAACAAGCCCACGGGCGAGCAGTGTCCAAACTGCGGCGGCTATCTGATCGAGATGGCAGGCGGCAGAGGCGTGCAATGCTCAGACAAAGGCTGCGGATACAAGCGACAAGAATCTGCCGGCCTTGCCGAAGCGGGATAG
- a CDS encoding exo-alpha-sialidase encodes MLKTIAVLLWAANVANAQWADIKQIGRAGEPSMATDSRGNVFVGAHLPGSLFVSRDWGKTFEHQAIDGYCDFVTHAMPDGRFYLVYMVHGIDGISVKRSTDAGKTLQGGKVLSGPLDRQWIAVHPKTGHIFMVYSHGYIGGPASKGIFCAVSQDGGATFREVARADDAPSGEEAVDPLIVTSTTGRLYAMWGLSKDRDTIYAYRMAYSDDGIRWKGHQTVATSSPQFGTTQERWMLGCMVAQGPKRLIVFYSDKAELSIDGAPHRAHLVYYRVSDDGGVTFGPPRTLLPQSELEKVVRQYADKAPGRGVNLYAQALVWATLDPYGGLHAFFHDNREGRAPLQNTVVNKWHLRHSMSLNPNRGFMLSQRVSHDQVCLRPALDFITCAADSRYLYAAWVETPNSMNAMPFTGNLMVGRLPLPSLMRLMFGL; translated from the coding sequence ATGCTCAAGACCATCGCTGTTTTGCTGTGGGCGGCAAACGTCGCAAACGCCCAATGGGCCGATATCAAACAGATCGGTCGCGCGGGCGAGCCGTCCATGGCGACCGATTCGCGAGGCAACGTCTTTGTCGGCGCGCACTTGCCCGGCAGTCTCTTCGTCAGCCGCGATTGGGGCAAAACGTTCGAGCATCAAGCGATCGACGGCTATTGCGATTTTGTAACGCACGCGATGCCCGATGGGCGTTTTTATCTGGTCTATATGGTGCACGGCATCGATGGTATTTCGGTCAAACGCTCGACCGATGCGGGCAAGACGCTCCAGGGCGGCAAGGTGCTGAGCGGACCGCTGGACCGGCAATGGATCGCCGTTCATCCCAAGACAGGGCACATTTTCATGGTCTACTCTCACGGTTATATCGGCGGTCCGGCGTCCAAGGGGATATTTTGTGCAGTCTCACAGGATGGCGGGGCGACGTTTCGCGAAGTGGCCCGAGCGGACGATGCTCCCAGTGGCGAGGAGGCGGTCGATCCGCTGATCGTAACCAGCACAACAGGCAGGCTATACGCTATGTGGGGGTTGTCTAAAGATAGGGACACTATATATGCCTATCGCATGGCCTACTCGGACGACGGCATCAGATGGAAAGGCCACCAGACGGTTGCGACCTCCAGCCCTCAGTTCGGCACCACGCAAGAACGGTGGATGCTGGGGTGCATGGTTGCTCAGGGGCCAAAGCGCTTGATCGTTTTCTACAGCGACAAGGCCGAACTTTCGATCGACGGAGCGCCGCACCGCGCGCACCTTGTCTACTACAGAGTCAGCGATGACGGCGGCGTCACGTTTGGCCCGCCAAGAACCTTGCTTCCTCAGTCCGAACTCGAGAAAGTGGTTCGCCAGTATGCCGACAAGGCGCCCGGCAGAGGCGTCAATCTGTATGCCCAGGCGCTGGTATGGGCGACGCTCGATCCCTATGGAGGTCTGCACGCCTTCTTCCACGACAATCGAGAGGGCAGGGCCCCGCTGCAGAACACCGTGGTCAATAAGTGGCACCTGCGACACTCTATGTCTCTCAACCCGAACAGAGGCTTCATGCTCTCGCAGCGCGTTTCGCACGACCAGGTTTGCCTAAGGCCCGCGCTCGATTTCATCACGTGTGCGGCCGATTCGCGCTACCTCTACGCCGCTTGGGTCGAAACGCCAAACTCCATGAACGCGATGCCGTTTACTGGCAACCTGATGGTCGGTCGCTTGCCGTTGCCATCGCTGATGCGCTTGATGTTCGGCCTTTAG
- a CDS encoding GNAT family N-acetyltransferase — protein sequence MAFGWEGEKVRLTPLDKERHFENAFAWINDPVVTRYLAHGDMPITRPSEEEWFERASKSNESDVLFAIETLDGVHLGFNGIHGINWRWGTAVTGTMIGRQDMWGQGFGSDAALVRTRYAFDVLNLRLLRSEVMAENIGSIKMLTRAGYQEVGRIPQLYWKRGAYRDAVILCALKSEFKDPK from the coding sequence ATGGCATTTGGATGGGAAGGCGAAAAGGTTCGATTGACGCCGTTGGACAAGGAACGGCACTTTGAAAACGCATTTGCGTGGATTAACGATCCGGTCGTAACGCGCTACCTGGCGCACGGCGACATGCCCATAACGCGCCCATCCGAAGAGGAATGGTTCGAAAGAGCAAGTAAATCGAATGAAAGCGACGTTCTCTTTGCGATAGAGACCTTGGATGGCGTTCATCTTGGCTTCAACGGCATCCATGGCATCAACTGGCGATGGGGAACCGCCGTAACCGGAACCATGATCGGGCGCCAAGACATGTGGGGACAAGGCTTCGGCTCCGACGCGGCCCTCGTCAGAACGCGCTATGCGTTCGACGTGTTGAACCTGCGCCTGCTGCGATCCGAGGTGATGGCGGAGAACATCGGCTCGATCAAGATGCTGACGAGAGCGGGCTATCAGGAGGTCGGACGCATACCGCAGCTCTATTGGAAGCGCGGCGCCTACAGAGACGCCGTTATCCTCTGCGCTCTGAAGTCCGAGTTTAAGGACCCCAAGTAG